Proteins encoded in a region of the Candidatus Latescibacterota bacterium genome:
- a CDS encoding flagellar FlbD family protein, which yields MIKVTRLDGRQLIVNADLIEEIEETPDTIISFTTGRKIMVRETLDEVLNRVMEYRSRFPVYAVPAGGEGWRHHSDIHEEDLE from the coding sequence ATGATCAAAGTCACCCGGCTTGACGGCAGGCAATTGATCGTGAATGCTGACCTCATAGAGGAAATTGAAGAAACGCCCGATACGATCATCAGTTTTACGACCGGGCGGAAGATCATGGTCAGAGAGACACTGGACGAAGTCCTGAACAGGGTGATGGAGTACAGGAGCAGGTTCCCGGTATACGCCGTCCCCGCCGGGGGCGAGGGTTGGAGACACCATAGCG